TCTTGTCACCCAGGATGCTGCCGCCCGTGACGGTGCTGGAGGGATCGATGGCGAGCACCGCGACGCGCCTTCCCTCCCCCACCAGGTGCATGCCCAGGGCGTCGATGAACGTGCTCTTTCCCACGCCCGGCACGCCGCTGATGCCCACGCGCCGGCTGCCTCCCGTGTGGGGCAGCAGCCGTGCGAGCACCTCCTGCGCGAGCGCCGCGTGGCGCGGGTGCTCGCTCTCCACCAGGGTGATGGCGCGGGCGAGCATGGTGCGATTGCCCGCGCGCACGCCCTCCACGTAGGAGTCCGCCGTGAGTGGCTTCACGCCTCCCCCAGCGAGGCGGTCAGCTTGTCGAGCAGCTCGATGGCCGCCTTGGCGATGACGGTGCCGGGGCCGAAGATGGCCGAGGCCCCGGCGGTGCGCAGCGCGTCGTAGTCCTGCACGGGGATGACGCCGCCCACGACGATCATGATGTCCTCGCGGCCCAGCGCCGCGAGCGCCTGCTTGAGCTGGGGCACGAGCGTGAGGTGGCCCGCGGCGAGCGAGCTGGCGCCCACGATGTGCACGTCGTTCTCCACGGCCTGGCGCGCCGACTCCTCGGGCGTCTGGAACAGGGGCCCGATGTCCACGTCGAAGCCCAGGTCCGCGAACGCCGTGGCGATGACCTTCTGGCCGCGGTCGTGCCCGTCCTGCCCCATCTTCGCGATGAGGATGCGCGGCCGGCGGCCGACGCGCGCGAGGAAGGCGTCGGCCCGGGTGCGTGCCTCGGCGATGCCCTGGGCGTCCTTGCCCGCCTCGCTCGCGTACACCCCCGTCACGCCGCGCGCCGTGGCCTCGTAGCGTCCGAAGACCTTCTCGAGCGCGGCACTGATCTCCCCCACCGTGGCCTTGGCCCGCGCCGCGTCGATGGCGAGCGCGAGCAGGTTGCCCTCGCGCCGCTCCGCGGCCGTGGTGAGCGCGTCGAGCCGTCGGCGCACCTCGTCCGCGTTACGCTCCGCGCGCAGCTCGCGCAGCCGGGCGATCTGCGCCTCGCGCACGGCGGAGTTGTCCACCTTGAGGATCTCGATCGTGTCCTCGTGCTCGGGTGGGTACTTGTTCACGCCGATGATGGCCTGCCGGCCCGAGTCGATGCGGGCCTGGGTGCGCGCCGCCGCCTCCTCGATGCGCAGCTTGGGCAGCCCCGCTTCAATGGCCTTGGTCATGCCGCCGAGCGCCTCGACCTCCTGGATGTGCGCCCACGCCTTCTGGGCGAGCTCATGGGTGAGGCGCTCCACGTAGTAGCTGCCGCCCCACGGATCGATGACGCGCGTGGTGCCGCTCTCGAGCTGGAGGTAGAGCTGGGTGTTGCGCGCGATGCGGGCGCTGAAGTCGGTGGGGAGCGCAATCGCCTCGTCGAGCGAGTTGGTGTGCAGGCTCTGGGTGTGGCCCTGGGTGGCGGCCATGGCCTCCACGCAGGTGCGCACCACGTTGTTGAACACGTCCTGGGCGGTGAGGCTCCAGCCGGACGTCTGGCTGTGCGTGCGCAGCGCGAGGCTCTTGTCGCTCCTGGGCGAGAAGCCCTTGATGAGTTTGGCCCAGAGCATCCGGGCCGCGCGCATCTTGGCCACCTCCATGAAGAAGTTCATGCCGATGGCCCAGAAGAACGACAGCCGGGGCGCGAACGCGTCCACGCTCAGGCCCGCCGCGAGCCCCGCGCGCACGTACTCCACGCCATCCGCCAGCGTGTAGCCGAGCTCCAGGTCCTGCGTCGCCCCCGCCTCCTGCATGTGGTAGCCGCTGATGCTGATGCTGTTGAAGCGCGGCATCCGCTCCGCGGTGAAGCGGAAGATGTCGCCGATGATGCGCATCGACGGGCCCGGCGGGTAGATGTACGTGTTGCGGACCATGAACTCCTTGAGGATGTCGTTCTGGATGGTCCCGCTGAGCTGCTCGGGGCGCACGCCCTGCTCCTCGGCCGCCACCACGTAGAGCGCGAGCACCGGGAGCACCGCCCCGTTCATCGTCATCGACACGCTCATCTGATCGAGCGGGATGCGATCGAACAGGATGCGCATGTCCTTGATGGAGTCGATGGCCACGCCCGCCATGCCCACGTCGCCCGCCACGCGCGGATGGTCGCTGTCGTAGCCGCGGTGCGTGGCCAGATCGAAGGCGATGGACAACCCCTTCTGTCCGGCCGAGAGGTTGCGGCGGTAGAAGGCATTGGAGGCCTCGGCCGTGGAGAAGCCGGCGTACTGGCGCACCGTCCACGGCTGCTGCACGTACATGGTGGAGTACGGGCCGCGCACGAAGGGCGGCAGGCCCGGCAGCGAGCCCAGGTGCTCCACCCCCTCCAGGTCCTCGGGGGTGTAGAAGGGCTTGAGCGGCAGGCCCTCGGGCGTGAGCCAGGGCTCGGCGCCGCGGTTGGCCTCGCGCGCGTGTTGGCGCTGGGCCTCGAGCGCGGACGCGGAGGGGCGAGTTTCAGGGGCGTCGAAGTCGATGCCGGAGAAGTCCGGGACGTGGGTGCGCATCAGGCCACTCCGAGCTGCTGGTGCAGTGAGGACAGGAGCGCGAACAGGTCCGCCCCCGCGTAGATGAAGAGATCCACGCCCGCCGCGCGGAACGCGGCCTCGTGGTCACCGGGACGGCCCGCGACCGCCACCACCCGGGCCCCTCGGGCCTTGAGCGCGGCGCACAGCGCGGGCACCTGGTCCGGGTAGAGCGCGTCCGGGCCGGAGATGACCGCGAGCGCGGCACCGGACCCGGCGAAGAGTTCCGCCGCGGTGGCCGCGTCCGCGAAGCCGTGGTGCTCCTGGGCCTCGATACCGCCAACGGCCAGCGCGTTGACGATCCACGTCGAGCGCGTGGTGTGCTCGGCCACCGTGCCCAGGTTGGCCATGAAGGCGCGCGGCCGCACACCGTGCGAG
Above is a window of Cystobacter fuscus DNA encoding:
- the scpA gene encoding methylmalonyl-CoA mutase, which produces MRTHVPDFSGIDFDAPETRPSASALEAQRQHAREANRGAEPWLTPEGLPLKPFYTPEDLEGVEHLGSLPGLPPFVRGPYSTMYVQQPWTVRQYAGFSTAEASNAFYRRNLSAGQKGLSIAFDLATHRGYDSDHPRVAGDVGMAGVAIDSIKDMRILFDRIPLDQMSVSMTMNGAVLPVLALYVVAAEEQGVRPEQLSGTIQNDILKEFMVRNTYIYPPGPSMRIIGDIFRFTAERMPRFNSISISGYHMQEAGATQDLELGYTLADGVEYVRAGLAAGLSVDAFAPRLSFFWAIGMNFFMEVAKMRAARMLWAKLIKGFSPRSDKSLALRTHSQTSGWSLTAQDVFNNVVRTCVEAMAATQGHTQSLHTNSLDEAIALPTDFSARIARNTQLYLQLESGTTRVIDPWGGSYYVERLTHELAQKAWAHIQEVEALGGMTKAIEAGLPKLRIEEAAARTQARIDSGRQAIIGVNKYPPEHEDTIEILKVDNSAVREAQIARLRELRAERNADEVRRRLDALTTAAERREGNLLALAIDAARAKATVGEISAALEKVFGRYEATARGVTGVYASEAGKDAQGIAEARTRADAFLARVGRRPRILIAKMGQDGHDRGQKVIATAFADLGFDVDIGPLFQTPEESARQAVENDVHIVGASSLAAGHLTLVPQLKQALAALGREDIMIVVGGVIPVQDYDALRTAGASAIFGPGTVIAKAAIELLDKLTASLGEA